In Novipirellula caenicola, one genomic interval encodes:
- a CDS encoding sulfotransferase, producing the protein MISTQQNQPSHADRSIDQAALPNCFIIGAPKCGTTSLYEFLATHPEVCFSHPKEPLFWATDFPQAYTLSIRPAKTQQEYLALFKSKNASSKRIIAEASTCYLMSEVAVQNILNFNPKAKFIAMLRDPVQLVQAWHNELVYNGLEPETDFQTAWNLQGPRRNGQHLPKVCPVPEFLQYGRVGRLGEQLQRVKQTVPADQLLLIHSRNLRRDAEHECRRVLDFLGLSASGPLEFPVANASKRMRFRFLATLFFHPPAILEKPTKWIRRGFGALPKPLRGMIDQAIRPRNEKSNLEPSFSSELKAYFAEDLRLLNEITEHDFR; encoded by the coding sequence ATGATCTCTACACAGCAAAATCAACCATCGCACGCGGATCGATCCATCGATCAAGCGGCATTGCCAAATTGTTTTATCATTGGTGCCCCCAAATGCGGCACGACTTCGTTGTACGAGTTTTTGGCGACGCACCCTGAGGTTTGTTTTTCCCATCCAAAGGAACCGCTTTTCTGGGCGACTGATTTTCCTCAGGCGTACACGCTTTCCATTCGTCCCGCTAAAACGCAGCAAGAGTATCTCGCACTGTTCAAATCGAAAAACGCGAGTTCAAAACGAATCATCGCCGAAGCAAGCACTTGCTACTTGATGTCCGAGGTTGCAGTTCAAAACATCCTGAATTTCAATCCTAAGGCGAAATTCATTGCCATGTTGCGTGACCCCGTCCAACTGGTTCAGGCGTGGCATAACGAATTGGTGTACAACGGGCTCGAACCTGAAACCGATTTTCAAACTGCATGGAACTTGCAGGGGCCGCGTCGGAACGGCCAACATTTACCCAAGGTGTGTCCAGTTCCCGAGTTTTTGCAATATGGGCGAGTCGGACGATTGGGCGAACAGTTACAGCGTGTCAAGCAAACCGTTCCCGCCGATCAATTGCTGCTGATCCATTCGCGAAACCTTCGCCGTGACGCCGAACATGAATGTCGTCGTGTGCTTGATTTCTTGGGTCTATCCGCCTCGGGGCCGCTCGAATTCCCGGTCGCAAATGCGTCAAAGCGAATGCGTTTTCGATTCCTCGCGACCCTATTTTTCCACCCACCGGCAATATTAGAGAAACCCACAAAATGGATACGGCGAGGCTTCGGCGCGTTGCCTAAACCGCTGCGAGGGATGATCGATCAAGCCATCCGCCCGCGAAACGAGAAGTCAAACTTGGAACCATCGTTTTCTTCGGAGTTGAAGGCATACTTTGCGGAGGACTTACGACTTTTGAATGAGATCACCGAACACGATTTTCGATAA
- a CDS encoding glycosyltransferase family 1 protein codes for MNYFYDQRWCGQHGIGRFASEIRKQLTDFHDVRLTSKPLALRDGMALSKFLRRNQASLYVSPGFNVPWKLSCNVVVCIHDMIHTHFRQEASIAKTAYYRLFQRPVVRRSALTLTVSQYSRREIVEWYGIPEERVVVVGNGISESFTATGPRFSHPRPYILYVGNTRPHKNVECLLEAVKRLDPTTTPDLVMVCRPTAELKQWIFEAGLTDRTTILSGIDDTQLASVYRGAECLVFPSLYEGFGLPAVEAMACGCPTLLSDRTSLPEIGGDAAVYFDASSADELRDHLHRFFSGAVDRDEMIKRGLDRATQFSWESARRKVRDSLVQAKLLPA; via the coding sequence ATGAACTATTTTTATGACCAGCGGTGGTGTGGGCAGCACGGGATCGGACGTTTTGCATCGGAAATCCGCAAACAGCTTACCGATTTTCACGACGTCCGGCTGACATCAAAACCGTTGGCGTTGCGAGACGGCATGGCGCTGTCAAAATTTCTTAGACGCAATCAAGCAAGTTTGTATGTGTCGCCGGGATTCAACGTCCCGTGGAAACTCAGCTGCAACGTGGTGGTGTGCATCCATGACATGATCCACACCCATTTTCGACAAGAAGCATCGATCGCAAAAACAGCCTACTACCGTTTGTTTCAGCGTCCCGTGGTAAGACGATCCGCGTTGACGTTGACGGTGTCGCAATACAGTCGGCGAGAAATCGTCGAATGGTATGGCATCCCCGAAGAGCGTGTCGTCGTGGTGGGCAACGGAATTTCGGAATCGTTTACTGCGACCGGACCAAGGTTTTCGCATCCTCGGCCATACATCCTGTATGTCGGCAACACCCGACCTCACAAAAATGTCGAATGTTTGCTCGAGGCCGTCAAGCGGCTCGATCCAACCACCACGCCGGACTTGGTGATGGTGTGTCGCCCCACCGCTGAGCTGAAGCAGTGGATTTTCGAAGCAGGGCTAACCGATCGCACGACCATCCTTTCGGGAATCGATGACACACAATTGGCGTCGGTGTACCGCGGAGCCGAGTGCCTCGTATTCCCCAGTTTGTACGAAGGCTTCGGTTTGCCCGCCGTCGAGGCGATGGCGTGCGGATGCCCCACGCTGTTGTCCGACCGCACCTCGTTACCGGAAATCGGCGGAGACGCTGCGGTCTACTTTGACGCAAGCTCGGCAGACGAGTTGCGTGACCACCTGCACCGCTTTTTTAGCGGCGCTGTCGACCGGGATGAAATGATCAAACGGGGACTCGACAGGGCGACCCAATTTTCATGGGAATCCGCTCGCAGAAAAGTTCGCGATTCGCTTGTGCAAGCGAAGTTGTTACCTGCCTAA
- a CDS encoding FkbM family methyltransferase: MSKLTHRAKLWLKSRLSRLSGRIIGKHVRALIIQSGKYKFAVDPQDIGVGRHLRLRGVYGADELERMSKYYDETSTVVIVGTHVGTIAIPIADQCKRLIAFEANPETFELLSMNMAINQCTTMTAHNLAVSNRECELKFLINQANSGGSKIVPENKTFNYYYDSPKEVTVKGVAGDTLIDAESIDLMVMDIEGSEYFALQGMPRALSVTKTLIVEFVPHHLRDVSGVSVADFLEVIGDFSRLTVPSKGITVERDQFLPTLQKMFDADEDDDGIIFEK; this comes from the coding sequence GTGAGTAAACTTACGCATCGAGCCAAACTTTGGCTAAAGTCACGCCTGAGTCGACTCTCAGGACGCATCATTGGCAAGCACGTCCGCGCCCTGATCATCCAGTCGGGGAAGTACAAGTTCGCAGTTGACCCTCAAGACATCGGAGTCGGCCGACACCTGCGACTGCGCGGCGTCTATGGCGCGGACGAGCTCGAGCGGATGTCAAAGTACTATGACGAAACGTCCACCGTCGTGATCGTGGGAACGCATGTGGGCACCATCGCCATCCCCATTGCGGATCAATGCAAGCGTCTGATCGCCTTTGAAGCCAATCCGGAAACGTTTGAGCTTCTTTCCATGAACATGGCAATCAACCAATGCACAACGATGACCGCTCACAATCTTGCCGTCAGCAATCGTGAGTGTGAGTTGAAGTTCTTGATCAATCAGGCAAACTCGGGCGGCAGTAAAATTGTGCCCGAGAACAAGACGTTCAACTATTACTATGACTCGCCCAAGGAAGTCACGGTCAAAGGGGTCGCCGGCGACACGTTGATCGATGCCGAGTCGATTGATTTGATGGTCATGGATATCGAAGGCTCCGAGTACTTTGCGCTGCAAGGGATGCCACGAGCACTGTCGGTCACCAAAACCCTCATCGTTGAGTTTGTTCCGCACCACTTGCGAGATGTTAGCGGCGTGAGTGTGGCCGATTTCCTAGAAGTGATTGGCGACTTTTCGAGGCTGACGGTTCCATCAAAAGGGATCACCGTTGAACGTGACCAGTTTCTGCCAACGCTTCAGAAGATGTTTGACGCGGACGAGGATGACGACGGAATCATTTTTGAAAAGTAA
- a CDS encoding glycosyltransferase family 4 protein, translating to MKIVCIIHSLSGGGAERVMAALASQLSAREHEVVLVTFDDARTDRHEIAETVRRIPLRVMRASRGRVDKAMNLHRRHKAIRKTIATEKPDVVLSFCDRTNLDVLLSTIGMKVPIVISERSDPAQQSLGFFWENMRRRSYKRAARVVALTDAIAQTLAPLSPRPIAVIPSAITPPRCRDIEHENKIILGVGRLAPEKGFDRLIEAFAKIAADAPSWSLKILGEGAMREQLQRQADQAGISRRLSMPGWLRPIAPEYEIATLFVLPSRYEGFPSALLEAMATGLPCIAMKCQSGSCEILSHNENGLLVDDSVDALADAMRHLIQDESERVRLGNAATSIVNRFDMKSMVDAYEDLLREVANDGRKLRKRSEDLA from the coding sequence GTGAAAATCGTTTGCATTATTCATTCTCTTAGTGGCGGCGGTGCCGAGCGGGTGATGGCAGCGCTGGCATCCCAGTTGTCCGCTCGTGAGCACGAAGTCGTGCTGGTGACGTTTGATGACGCTCGCACCGACCGACACGAAATCGCAGAGACGGTGCGGCGAATTCCGCTGCGGGTGATGCGTGCCAGCCGCGGACGCGTCGACAAAGCGATGAACCTTCACCGCCGACACAAGGCAATCCGCAAAACGATTGCGACCGAAAAGCCTGATGTCGTGTTGTCGTTTTGCGATCGCACCAATCTTGACGTGCTGCTGTCGACGATCGGCATGAAGGTCCCGATCGTGATCAGCGAACGCAGCGACCCGGCCCAACAGTCGCTCGGATTCTTCTGGGAAAACATGCGGCGACGATCCTACAAACGAGCCGCCCGGGTGGTCGCCCTGACCGACGCCATCGCCCAAACCCTCGCCCCGCTAAGCCCTCGGCCGATCGCGGTGATCCCTTCGGCGATCACACCACCGCGTTGCCGTGACATCGAACATGAAAACAAAATCATTTTGGGAGTCGGTCGCCTGGCCCCCGAAAAAGGATTCGATCGATTGATCGAAGCGTTCGCAAAAATCGCGGCCGATGCGCCTTCGTGGTCGCTGAAAATTTTGGGCGAAGGAGCGATGCGAGAGCAGCTGCAGCGTCAAGCCGACCAGGCGGGGATCAGCCGACGTTTGTCGATGCCCGGCTGGCTGCGTCCGATCGCACCGGAATATGAAATCGCGACGCTGTTTGTGTTGCCCAGCCGCTACGAAGGATTTCCCTCGGCACTATTGGAAGCGATGGCAACCGGGCTGCCCTGTATCGCGATGAAATGCCAAAGCGGGTCGTGTGAAATCCTCTCGCACAACGAAAACGGATTGCTGGTCGACGACAGCGTCGATGCGTTGGCCGATGCGATGCGTCACTTGATTCAAGACGAATCCGAACGCGTGCGGCTTGGCAACGCCGCGACCTCTATCGTCAATCGATTCGATATGAAGTCGATGGTCGATGCCTATGAGGACCTTTTGCGTGAAGTCGCAAACGATGGCCGCAAGTTGCGAAAACGCTCAGAAGATTTGGCGTAG
- a CDS encoding SHOCT domain-containing protein has translation MPQLSPAGNEIVQRLGQRHGLSTDAVTHMLIAIHNGNGSMAQFNHPEFGGCGQWMRGGMTMVSDLFNYQLKSRVENICNDIANELANHQTSPFVGSFQSQSQGGQCQGSGNSQSQASGAMGSNNSLFIPDPDQNWWPEELGVPNATGAQNNVRYAYFPWNRRLAVKTGSDVWVYDTLDHQIGGFGQQQGGGSSITFTSQYGTVNLATLPVVSRNGVAAAAPSAAAPAASANNPSANNPSLSNPPADSDNGNMNRQQSAGNEDVLGTLERLGSLKEKGYISDQEFEEKKRDLLGRL, from the coding sequence ATGCCACAGCTATCACCTGCGGGGAACGAAATCGTTCAACGACTGGGCCAGCGTCACGGGCTGTCGACCGACGCGGTCACGCATATGTTGATCGCCATTCACAATGGCAATGGATCGATGGCTCAGTTTAACCATCCCGAGTTCGGCGGTTGCGGCCAATGGATGCGCGGCGGAATGACGATGGTCAGCGATTTGTTCAACTACCAACTGAAATCTCGCGTTGAGAATATTTGTAACGATATCGCCAACGAATTGGCCAATCATCAAACCTCGCCCTTTGTCGGATCGTTCCAAAGCCAGAGTCAAGGTGGCCAATGCCAAGGGAGCGGCAATTCGCAGTCCCAGGCTTCGGGCGCGATGGGCAGCAACAACAGTTTGTTCATTCCCGATCCTGACCAGAATTGGTGGCCCGAGGAACTGGGAGTGCCCAACGCCACCGGCGCTCAAAACAACGTACGCTACGCCTACTTTCCCTGGAATCGTCGCTTGGCCGTCAAGACAGGCTCGGACGTTTGGGTCTACGATACGCTGGATCACCAAATCGGTGGCTTTGGCCAACAGCAAGGTGGTGGCAGTTCGATCACGTTCACCAGCCAATACGGCACCGTCAATTTGGCAACGCTGCCCGTGGTGAGTCGCAACGGAGTGGCGGCAGCAGCTCCGTCGGCGGCCGCACCCGCAGCTTCTGCCAACAATCCGTCTGCCAACAATCCGTCACTTAGCAACCCGCCCGCGGATTCGGACAACGGCAACATGAACCGTCAGCAATCCGCAGGCAACGAGGACGTTCTCGGCACGCTCGAGCGGCTCGGATCGCTAAAAGAGAAGGGTTACATCAGCGACCAAGAATTTGAAGAGAAGAAACGAGACTTGCTAGGTCGTCTTTAG
- a CDS encoding GspE/PulE family protein, whose amino-acid sequence MSQATREFTDLLLKKGIISLDQLTEAEGVAQNTKADVGDVLVQMEYATPEEVALALAEFHKIPFVDLREERIAESVIELIPESVARENTILPFSSDEEGTLRILIADPFDFATVEKLRFILNRKIETALAPKSAIIGAINQYYGQVEGESADSMLQEFTDTAIDFTETSDDDGGGAGGDETVDDNSAPVIRLVNLMIQEAVQLRASDIHVEPFEHRVRIRYRIDGVLVERENVPRRMLSAVIARIKILSKIDISEKRKPTDGRIKITVGDKQLDLRVSIIPTNHGQSCVMRLLDKDNIKVGVRQLGLSERDFRNFNSLIRRPNGIILVTGPTGSGKTTTLYASLNALNRPDRKVITAEDPVEYYLPGINQVEVKHNIGLDFARIIRAMLRQAPNIILVGEMRDHETAATGIEASLTGHLVFSTLHTNDAPSAISRMVDIGVPGYMVASSVIAVLAQRLVRTICPRCKVRYQPSESVLADSMLPPEMIKQAEFTKGKGCSFCGRSGYRGRIGIYELMLVNSKLRELMFKGASTLELRNAAIRNGMSTLYADGMLKVIRGVTTFEEVNRVAKRTELEDIALAHITKDLASL is encoded by the coding sequence ATGAGCCAAGCGACTCGCGAATTTACCGATTTGCTCCTGAAGAAAGGCATCATTAGCCTCGACCAACTGACCGAAGCCGAGGGGGTAGCCCAGAACACGAAAGCCGATGTGGGCGATGTGCTGGTCCAAATGGAGTACGCGACGCCCGAAGAGGTGGCACTCGCACTCGCTGAATTCCACAAAATTCCCTTTGTCGACCTTCGCGAAGAACGGATCGCCGAATCGGTGATCGAATTGATCCCCGAATCGGTGGCGCGTGAAAACACCATTTTGCCGTTCAGCAGTGACGAAGAAGGGACGCTGCGGATCTTGATCGCCGACCCTTTCGATTTCGCCACGGTGGAAAAGTTGCGGTTCATCCTGAACCGCAAAATCGAAACCGCACTGGCGCCGAAATCGGCCATCATTGGGGCGATCAACCAGTACTATGGGCAGGTCGAAGGGGAGTCGGCCGACTCGATGCTGCAAGAATTTACCGATACGGCGATCGACTTTACCGAAACCAGCGACGATGACGGCGGAGGTGCCGGTGGCGACGAAACGGTCGACGACAATAGCGCCCCGGTCATCCGCCTGGTCAATCTGATGATCCAGGAAGCGGTCCAGCTGCGAGCCAGCGATATTCATGTCGAGCCGTTCGAACATCGGGTTCGAATTCGTTATCGAATTGACGGCGTTTTGGTCGAGCGAGAGAACGTGCCTCGCCGAATGCTCTCGGCCGTGATCGCCCGTATCAAGATTCTGTCGAAGATCGACATTTCGGAAAAACGAAAGCCTACGGACGGTCGAATCAAGATCACGGTGGGTGACAAACAGCTCGATTTGCGGGTCAGTATCATCCCGACCAACCATGGCCAGTCGTGCGTGATGCGGCTGTTGGACAAAGACAACATCAAAGTCGGGGTCCGGCAACTCGGTCTTTCCGAACGCGACTTCCGTAATTTCAACTCGCTGATCCGCCGCCCCAACGGCATCATCCTGGTGACAGGCCCAACGGGGTCGGGCAAGACGACGACACTGTACGCCTCCCTGAACGCGCTGAACCGTCCGGACCGCAAGGTGATCACCGCCGAAGACCCGGTCGAATACTACTTGCCCGGGATCAACCAGGTCGAAGTCAAACACAACATCGGATTGGACTTTGCTCGCATCATTCGCGCGATGCTGCGTCAGGCCCCCAATATCATCCTGGTCGGCGAGATGCGGGATCATGAGACTGCGGCGACAGGAATCGAGGCCAGCCTTACTGGACACCTGGTTTTCAGTACCCTGCATACGAACGATGCGCCCAGCGCGATATCGCGAATGGTGGACATCGGTGTACCCGGCTATATGGTGGCGAGTAGTGTGATTGCGGTCTTGGCCCAGCGTTTGGTGCGGACGATCTGCCCCCGCTGCAAGGTGCGATACCAACCATCCGAAAGCGTGCTAGCGGATTCGATGCTACCACCGGAAATGATCAAGCAGGCTGAGTTCACTAAAGGCAAGGGATGTTCGTTCTGTGGACGCAGTGGATACCGCGGCCGAATTGGTATCTACGAACTGATGTTAGTGAACTCGAAACTGCGTGAGTTGATGTTCAAGGGTGCGAGCACTTTGGAACTTCGCAACGCAGCCATAAGAAACGGTATGTCAACACTTTACGCCGATGGAATGCTGAAGGTGATCCGCGGCGTGACGACGTTTGAAGAGGTCAATCGCGTGGCCAAACGAACCGAGCTCGAGGACATCGCATTGGCGCATATCACCAAAGATTTGGCGTCACTTTGA
- a CDS encoding type IV pilus twitching motility protein PilT — MATVLIDKLLQAAIKQGVSDIHIVVGQPPVFRLHGRMRKLDTKTLDAADAVGLMKSITPERCQRELQETGSADFGFAFGELARFRVSVFKQRGFISMVLRQIPNDKLTPEQLGLPESVVKMVHRPRGLFLVTGPTGSGKSTTLASLINLLNETVDHHIITIEDPIEFYHDHKESTINQREVGVDVPSFSEAIRRALRQDPDVILVGELRDLETIEAAISAAETGHVVFGTLHTNSAQGTVNRIIDAFPGNLQDQIRTQLASTLIGVVAQTLLPKIGGGRVAAYEILVVTPGIANLIRENKTFRINSAMQTGAKFGMQLMDDTLFNLWRDELITVEDALGKAHRPDDLAKRIVQFRHGEGDAPIPIPEENGKH; from the coding sequence ATGGCCACGGTGCTCATTGACAAGCTGCTGCAGGCAGCAATCAAGCAAGGTGTCAGCGATATTCATATTGTGGTTGGGCAACCACCGGTGTTTCGGCTGCATGGACGGATGCGAAAACTTGATACCAAGACACTCGACGCGGCCGACGCGGTGGGTTTGATGAAGAGCATCACCCCAGAGCGTTGTCAGCGAGAACTACAAGAGACAGGCAGCGCCGACTTTGGGTTCGCTTTTGGTGAATTGGCACGTTTTCGTGTCTCGGTGTTCAAACAGCGTGGTTTCATTTCGATGGTACTGCGTCAAATCCCCAACGATAAATTAACCCCTGAACAGCTCGGGTTGCCCGAATCGGTGGTCAAGATGGTCCACCGGCCGCGTGGATTGTTCTTGGTGACCGGACCGACGGGTTCGGGAAAAAGTACGACGCTGGCGAGTTTGATCAACTTGCTAAACGAGACCGTCGACCATCACATCATCACGATCGAGGACCCGATCGAGTTTTATCACGACCATAAAGAGAGCACGATCAATCAACGCGAAGTCGGCGTGGACGTGCCAAGTTTTTCCGAAGCGATTCGGCGTGCGTTGCGGCAGGACCCCGACGTGATCCTAGTCGGCGAGCTTCGCGACTTGGAAACAATCGAAGCGGCGATCAGTGCGGCGGAAACCGGGCACGTGGTTTTCGGCACGCTACACACCAACAGTGCTCAAGGTACCGTCAACCGAATCATCGACGCGTTCCCAGGAAATTTGCAGGACCAAATTCGAACTCAATTGGCCAGTACGCTGATCGGTGTGGTTGCTCAAACGCTGCTGCCCAAGATCGGTGGCGGGCGAGTGGCGGCCTACGAGATCTTGGTGGTCACCCCCGGGATCGCGAACCTGATCCGAGAAAACAAAACGTTCCGTATCAACAGTGCGATGCAGACCGGAGCGAAGTTCGGGATGCAGTTGATGGACGATACGCTGTTCAACCTGTGGCGTGACGAGTTGATCACGGTCGAAGATGCGCTGGGCAAGGCGCACCGCCCGGATGACCTCGCCAAACGAATCGTTCAATTCCGTCACGGCGAAGGGGACGCTCCGATCCCGATCCCCGAAGAAAACGGAAAACACTAG
- a CDS encoding GspE/PulE family protein, translating to MAARRIGQILVDLGFLTDEQLEIVLEEQEQQPGALFGKIAEDMQLITDEQLIQALAEQMSMQTVSLEDAEIPVEVREKITETMAQLYRIVPIRFEEDLNRLTVATCDPQNLTIQDELRTFLGYDIAMVVTTEREVLQYITKHFDSESESVEKLVAELADDEELKKMVSALETEKFNITDAEALADSAPVRKLLNMVLLLAIKDHASDIHFEPFEDEFRIRIKSEGVLYEMVPPPRHLAFAITTRIKVMASLDIAERRMPQDGRIELMVGGHPVDLRVSVLPTIFGESVVMRVLDRSVVNLSLENVGMDAVTMKAFRKAIDRPNGIILVTGPTGSGKTTTLYSALSEMNDIKDKLMTTEDPIEYDIEGIIQIPIDNDVGVTFASCLRAILRQDPDTILVGEVRDLETAEIAIQAALTGHLVFSTLHTNSAAATVTRLKDMGIQAFMICATVEAILAQRLVRRICTKCREETKVSSSLLFDLGMDRESIKGKKFFKGAGCDNCNNTGYKGRIAMFELMLMNDAIRDMVMNNASTDEIRDLAQKDGMTTLREFGMGLVMDGITTLDEVVRETVEE from the coding sequence ATGGCCGCACGTCGAATTGGACAAATCCTCGTCGACCTCGGTTTTTTGACCGACGAACAACTCGAGATTGTGCTCGAAGAACAAGAGCAACAACCGGGTGCGTTGTTCGGTAAAATTGCCGAAGACATGCAATTGATTACCGACGAGCAGCTAATCCAAGCGCTCGCCGAGCAGATGTCGATGCAGACGGTTTCGCTTGAGGACGCGGAGATTCCGGTCGAGGTGCGTGAAAAGATCACCGAGACCATGGCTCAGTTGTACCGGATCGTGCCGATTCGGTTCGAAGAGGATTTGAATCGTTTGACCGTCGCCACGTGCGACCCTCAAAATCTGACGATTCAAGATGAGCTGCGAACGTTCTTGGGGTACGACATCGCGATGGTCGTGACGACCGAACGCGAAGTCTTGCAATACATCACCAAGCACTTTGATTCGGAATCCGAGAGCGTCGAGAAGTTGGTCGCCGAATTGGCGGACGACGAAGAGTTGAAAAAGATGGTCTCGGCGCTTGAGACTGAAAAATTCAACATCACCGACGCCGAAGCGCTCGCCGATTCCGCTCCGGTGCGAAAACTGTTGAACATGGTGTTGTTGTTGGCGATCAAGGATCACGCCAGCGACATTCACTTTGAACCGTTTGAAGACGAGTTCCGAATTCGCATCAAATCCGAAGGCGTGCTTTACGAAATGGTTCCGCCGCCGCGTCACTTGGCGTTCGCGATCACAACGCGGATCAAGGTAATGGCGAGTTTGGACATTGCCGAACGCCGGATGCCGCAGGACGGCCGGATCGAATTGATGGTCGGGGGTCACCCGGTCGACCTTCGCGTCAGCGTGTTGCCGACGATCTTTGGCGAGAGCGTCGTCATGCGGGTTTTGGACCGCAGCGTTGTGAATTTGAGTCTGGAAAATGTCGGGATGGACGCCGTGACGATGAAGGCGTTCCGCAAGGCGATCGATCGTCCCAACGGCATCATTTTGGTGACGGGCCCGACCGGTTCTGGAAAAACGACGACGTTGTATTCCGCGTTGTCGGAAATGAACGACATCAAAGACAAATTGATGACGACCGAGGACCCGATCGAATACGACATCGAAGGGATCATTCAAATCCCGATCGACAATGACGTCGGGGTGACGTTCGCGAGTTGTTTGCGAGCGATTTTGCGGCAAGACCCCGACACGATCCTGGTCGGCGAAGTCCGAGACTTGGAAACCGCCGAGATCGCGATCCAGGCGGCGTTAACGGGTCACTTGGTGTTCAGCACGCTCCACACCAACTCGGCCGCCGCCACCGTGACACGACTCAAGGACATGGGCATCCAAGCGTTCATGATTTGTGCGACGGTCGAAGCCATTTTGGCTCAGCGATTGGTTCGCCGAATTTGCACCAAGTGCCGCGAAGAGACCAAGGTCAGCAGCAGTTTGCTGTTTGACTTAGGCATGGACCGCGAATCGATCAAAGGCAAAAAGTTCTTCAAAGGTGCTGGCTGCGACAATTGCAACAACACCGGTTACAAGGGCCGGATTGCGATGTTCGAGTTGATGCTGATGAACGATGCGATCCGCGACATGGTGATGAACAACGCGTCGACGGACGAAATTCGCGACTTGGCTCAAAAGGACGGAATGACCACGCTGCGAGAATTCGGCATGGGCTTGGTCATGGATGGCATCACCACGCTTGACGAAGTGGTCCGCGAAACGGTCGAAGAGTAA
- a CDS encoding type II secretion system F family protein: MPVYQFEAMDATGQEIRDEIDAANEEEAQTTIRQMGYFVTKISVKKQAAAKAAGKKKSGSIGRVKSKYICAFTRQLSILQDAGLPILRSLKILENNEKPGRLKYALQSVCEEIEGGSTLSEAMSKSPKVFNRLYVNMIKAGEAGGALETILQRLAEFMERAESLKKKVKGALIYPCVVVTVACLILTFIMLFIVPTFEKMFDEFGLTLPLPTLLLIAMSNYIANYWFLLIAMPVCFLIFVKLVRKFRHGRIGFDNFILKVPVFGGLIEKNILARTTRTLGTLISSGVPILEAINITRETAGNAVFERIFTKTNEQIREGEVISKPLAEHSEPGFHPMALFFWALFGMFPGVMVLSVAITARGSKIDEAGMVGALMMMSTYMIIGGGVLSGLWYATKIKSKVISDLVVNMVDVGEETGELDTMLYKVADTYDEEVRTLTDSLTALMEPIMIVFLGCAVGFIVISLFMPLVELITGLS, encoded by the coding sequence ATGCCTGTTTATCAATTCGAAGCGATGGACGCGACCGGACAAGAGATCCGGGATGAGATCGATGCGGCCAACGAAGAAGAGGCGCAAACCACCATACGCCAGATGGGGTACTTCGTCACGAAGATCTCCGTCAAGAAACAGGCTGCGGCGAAGGCAGCAGGCAAGAAGAAGAGCGGCTCGATCGGCCGAGTCAAAAGCAAGTACATCTGTGCGTTTACGCGTCAGCTATCGATTCTGCAGGACGCCGGGCTACCGATTTTGCGGTCGCTAAAGATTTTAGAGAACAACGAAAAACCGGGCCGATTGAAGTACGCGTTGCAGTCAGTGTGCGAAGAGATCGAAGGGGGATCGACGCTTAGCGAAGCGATGTCCAAATCGCCCAAGGTCTTCAACCGCTTGTACGTGAACATGATCAAAGCGGGCGAGGCCGGCGGTGCTCTGGAAACGATTTTGCAGCGGTTGGCAGAGTTCATGGAGCGAGCGGAATCACTCAAGAAAAAGGTCAAAGGGGCACTGATCTATCCTTGTGTGGTTGTCACGGTCGCCTGTTTGATCCTGACGTTCATCATGTTGTTCATCGTTCCGACGTTTGAAAAGATGTTCGACGAGTTCGGGCTGACTTTGCCGCTGCCGACGTTGTTGTTGATCGCGATGAGCAACTACATCGCCAACTACTGGTTCCTGTTGATCGCGATGCCGGTCTGTTTCTTGATCTTCGTCAAACTCGTTCGCAAATTCCGGCATGGGCGAATCGGGTTCGACAATTTCATCTTGAAGGTTCCGGTCTTCGGCGGATTGATCGAAAAGAACATTCTCGCGCGGACAACGCGAACGCTGGGAACATTGATCAGCAGCGGCGTGCCGATTTTGGAAGCGATCAACATCACACGTGAAACCGCCGGCAATGCGGTGTTTGAACGGATCTTTACCAAGACGAATGAACAGATTCGCGAGGGTGAAGTGATCAGCAAGCCGCTTGCTGAACACAGCGAACCGGGGTTCCACCCGATGGCATTGTTCTTCTGGGCGCTGTTTGGCATGTTCCCGGGCGTGATGGTGTTGTCGGTCGCGATAACCGCACGCGGCAGCAAGATTGACGAAGCCGGGATGGTCGGCGCGTTGATGATGATGTCGACGTACATGATCATCGGTGGCGGCGTGTTATCGGGACTGTGGTACGCCACCAAGATTAAATCAAAGGTCATCAGCGACTTGGTCGTCAACATGGTCGACGTCGGCGAAGAGACAGGCGAGCTCGATACGATGCTTTACAAGGTCGCCGACACGTACGACGAAGAAGTGCGAACGTTGACCGACAGCTTAACCGCGTTGATGGAGCCGATCATGATCGTGTTCCTCGGCTGTGCGGTCGGTTTTATCGTGATCAGTTTGTTTATGCCGCTGGTCGAATTGATTACCGGATTGAGCTAG